Proteins encoded by one window of Chromobacterium violaceum ATCC 12472:
- a CDS encoding tRNA-binding protein: MSEPNNISWEDFLKVEFRAGTIIHAEPNAQARKPAYVLKVDLGELGVKTSSAQIADHYLAADLVGKRVLCVCNFPPKRVAGVRSEVLVTGVHDEAGRVMLAEFPLAAPNGGRLM, from the coding sequence ATGTCCGAACCGAACAACATAAGCTGGGAAGATTTTCTCAAGGTGGAGTTCCGCGCCGGGACCATCATCCACGCCGAACCCAACGCGCAAGCCCGCAAGCCGGCCTATGTGCTGAAGGTGGATCTGGGGGAACTGGGCGTGAAAACGTCCAGCGCGCAGATCGCCGACCACTATCTCGCCGCCGACCTGGTCGGCAAGCGGGTGTTGTGCGTATGCAATTTCCCGCCCAAGCGCGTAGCGGGCGTGCGCTCTGAGGTCTTGGTGACCGGCGTGCACGACGAGGCGGGAAGGGTGATGCTGGCCGAGTTCCCGCTGGCGGCGCCGAACGGCGGCCGGCTGATGTGA
- the dsdC gene encoding DNA-binding transcriptional regulator DsdC, with protein sequence MRSARLDGGQFANLHTFLAVARRLSFAAAADELCLTPSAVSHRIARLERSLDLRLFQRLTRGIRLTPDGERILAALEKSMAELDAALHPQAGAEPAGRVALYTHPSIAQCWLAPRLATLVERHPMLELDIRSGNGDADFRGGGADLALYYGDGRFPGLASLKLMDEEMAPVCSRAYAERHGLLSDPARLRDCRLLHDAQAWRHAAHDAEWALWASRHGVESLLPPRALTLDRSDLCLAAAAGHAGIAIGRRRLAQAMLDSGQLVLPLGGFEAVERYAYYLVHPRQTDLSGRLRAVIDWLVQSAAC encoded by the coding sequence ATGCGCTCCGCACGGCTGGATGGCGGCCAGTTTGCCAATCTCCACACTTTCCTGGCGGTCGCCCGCCGGCTGAGCTTCGCCGCCGCCGCCGACGAGTTGTGCCTGACGCCCAGCGCGGTCAGCCACCGCATCGCCAGGCTGGAACGCTCGCTGGACCTGCGCCTGTTTCAACGGCTGACACGCGGCATACGCCTTACGCCGGACGGAGAACGCATCCTCGCCGCGCTGGAAAAAAGCATGGCCGAGCTCGACGCCGCCCTCCATCCCCAAGCCGGCGCGGAACCCGCGGGCCGCGTCGCGCTCTACACGCATCCGTCCATCGCGCAGTGCTGGCTGGCGCCGCGGCTGGCCACCCTTGTCGAGCGCCACCCCATGCTCGAACTCGACATCCGCTCCGGCAACGGCGACGCCGACTTCCGCGGCGGCGGCGCCGATCTGGCGCTGTACTATGGCGATGGCCGCTTTCCGGGCCTGGCCTCCCTCAAGCTGATGGACGAGGAAATGGCCCCGGTCTGCAGTCGCGCCTATGCGGAGCGGCACGGGCTGCTGTCCGATCCGGCCCGGCTGCGCGACTGCCGCCTGCTGCATGACGCCCAGGCGTGGCGCCACGCCGCCCATGATGCGGAGTGGGCGCTCTGGGCAAGCCGCCATGGCGTCGAATCCCTGCTGCCGCCGCGCGCGCTGACGCTGGACCGCTCCGACCTGTGCCTGGCGGCGGCGGCCGGCCATGCCGGCATCGCCATCGGCCGCCGCCGTCTCGCCCAGGCGATGCTGGACAGCGGCCAACTGGTGCTGCCGCTGGGCGGCTTCGAGGCGGTGGAGCGCTACGCCTACTACCTGGTCCACCCGCGGCAAACCGACTTGTCGGGGCGGTTGCGCGCCGTGATCGACTGGCTTGTCCAGTCGGCAGCCTGCTGA
- a CDS encoding 4'-phosphopantetheinyl transferase family protein produces the protein MQTVHLDTMPIPGAELSAFLHDVSYLSLAEAPGMAAMHCRFRIAAYDDAWFGALGVARPDTLARAVPKRKAEYLAARYLCQLLLAERGLPTAVGSGQHRQPLWPEGWTGTITHSDETAVVALAPSGEGLMLGLDLERWMSDKTADNVHEGILVPGEREALAGPWPFPHALTLAFSAKESLFKALYPRVGQYFDFNAAEMTRVDWDAGRFSIRLLKTLAPGLEAGRAFDGSFHLRDGQVLTLIAAF, from the coding sequence ATGCAAACAGTTCATCTTGATACCATGCCCATTCCCGGCGCCGAATTAAGCGCTTTCCTGCACGATGTGTCTTATCTGTCTCTGGCGGAGGCGCCCGGCATGGCCGCCATGCATTGCCGGTTCCGCATCGCGGCCTACGACGACGCCTGGTTCGGCGCTTTGGGCGTGGCGCGTCCGGATACGTTGGCAAGGGCGGTGCCCAAGCGCAAGGCGGAATACCTGGCCGCGCGCTACCTGTGCCAGCTGCTGCTGGCCGAACGCGGCCTGCCCACCGCGGTGGGCAGCGGCCAGCATCGGCAGCCGCTGTGGCCGGAGGGCTGGACGGGGACGATCACCCATAGCGACGAAACGGCGGTGGTGGCCTTGGCCCCCAGCGGCGAGGGCTTGATGCTGGGGCTGGATCTGGAGCGCTGGATGTCGGACAAGACCGCCGACAACGTGCATGAGGGAATACTGGTGCCAGGAGAGCGCGAGGCGCTGGCCGGACCGTGGCCGTTTCCGCATGCGCTGACGCTGGCGTTTTCCGCCAAGGAGAGCCTGTTCAAGGCGCTGTACCCCAGAGTGGGGCAGTACTTCGACTTCAACGCCGCGGAAATGACGCGCGTGGATTGGGACGCCGGGCGTTTCAGCATCCGCCTGCTGAAGACGCTGGCGCCGGGGCTGGAGGCCGGGCGGGCGTTCGACGGCAGTTTCCATCTGCGCGACGGTCAGGTGTTGACCCTGATCGCGGCGTTTTAA